In Victivallis sp. Marseille-Q1083, the genomic stretch GATGGAACAGCCGTCGGTTTGCCAGACGACATCCATGATGTCGAACTCGGCCGGTGTCAGTTTCGGCAAATTCTTCTTTTTCATCGTCAATGCCCCGTGGTTGCTTTTTTTTTGATGACAGATGTCGTCTTAATGCAAATATAACGATATTTGTCGTCAACGCAAGCCATCGAAAATAAAAAAGGCGAATTTTTTTTCCGGGAGTGAACGATAGGCCGTTGCAACTCACAGACGGCGGCAGAAAATCACAAAATGCCGATGATCGTTTATTTGCTTTCAAAGCCCGGATAGAGTATAATAAAAGGATATGGCGGAAGGGATAAAACCGGTGGAGCTAGCAAGTCAAAACAGGGTGGAACACGGCTGCCGGCCGTTGCTGGAAATCAGGGCGCTGACCAAAACCTACGATGCGGTAACAGCGCTCCGTGCCGTTTCGCTGTCGTTGCCGGCCGGCTGTATTCTGGGCGTCATCGGCGAAAACGGCGCCGGCAAATCGACGTTCGCCAAATGCGTCACCGGCCTGGTCAGGCCGACCGGCGGTGAAATACTGCTTGACGGCCGTCCGGTCCGGGGGATGACGCCGGCGATTTCCGGTATTCCGCAGGAATTCGACCTGGTGGAGCATCTCAGCGTGGCGGAGAATATTTTTCTGGGCCGGGAGCCAGGCCGTTGGCTGCTGCTTGACCGCAGGAAGATGAACGAGGCGTCATCGCGGCAACTGGCTAAATTGCGGGCGGAGGTGTCGCCGGAAGCGTTGATTGCGGCGTTGTCGCCGTCCCAGAAGCAGATGGTGGCGATTGCCAAGGCGTTTGCCGGCAATTGCCGGGTATTGGTGATGGATGAGCCGACGACGATTTTGAATCCCGAAGAGACGGCCCGGCTGTTTGCGGTGATGCGGGAATTTCGGGCCGCCGGCAATGCGATCGTTTATATTTCCCATAAGCTGGCCGAGGTCCGGGAGATTTGTGACCGGATCGCCGTCTTCCGCGATGGTGAATTGATTTCCGTCGATGCGGCTGCCGAATTGGAACCGGCGGAGATGGCGCGGCGGATGGTGGGGCGGGAGCTGACCCGGCTGTTTCCGGAGCCGCTGAACCGGGCGCCGGGGGAGATGGTGCTGGGAGTGGGAAATCTGGGCGCGGCGCCGCTGGTGGAGGGGGGCAGTTTCGGGCTGCGGCGCGGCGAATTGCTCGGCGTCGCCGGTTTGGCCGGCGCCGGCCGGACCGAATTGGCCGAAGCGCTTGCCGGTTTGCGCCGGATTGACGGCGGCGGGATTAAAATAGCCGGACATCCGGTCAGGTTCCGGTCGGCGGCGCAGGCGGTGGCGGCCGGGGTCAGTTATCTCTCCGAGGACCGGCAGGGCAGCGGCATTCTGCCGGATTTTTCCATCGAAGAGAATATTACGCTGGTATCGCTGGCCAAATATTGCCGTTGCGGGTTCTACTCCCGGCGGCGCGGCGCGGCGGGCGCCCGGAATTATGTGAAGCGTTTCCGGATCAAACCGTCCGACGTCGCGATGCCGCTGCGGGCGCTCTCCGGCGGCAATCAACAGAAGGTCGCCGTCGCCCGCGGCCTGGATACCGCGCCGTCGGTGTTCATCTTCGACGAACCGACTCGCGGGGTCGATGTCGGGGCGCGGCGGGAAATTTACGATTTTATCCGGGATCTGGCGGCCGGCGGGGTCGGCTGTCTGTTGATTTCGTCGGATATGGAGGAACTGCTCGGCATGTGCCGGAAAATCATGGTGATGCGCGAGGGTAAAGTGGCCGGCTTCGTCAGCGGCGAACGTTTGACGGAGGCCGAATTGATGTACCTGGCGATTGGAGTGAAGCATGAGGTGGAGTAACGGGGCGCCGGTGGGGAGGTTTCTGCGCAATTCCGGCGGCGTTTATGTCGTTTTGGCGGTGCTGTTGATACTTTGTTCGGTGTCGAACGAGTATTTCCGCAATCCGCAGAATTTGTTCAATATCACCCGGCAGGTTTCCTACAGCGGCATCATTGCGCTGGGGATGACCTTTGTCATCGCCGCCGGCGGCATTGATCTGGCGGTCGGTTCGCTGCTGGCGCTGGCCGGCGTGGGCGCATTGCTGGCGATGGAGCTGGCGCCGGGCTCGCCGCTGCTGCAACTGCTGCTGGCGCTGGTTGCCGCAATTGGCATCGGCGCCGCCGGCGGAGCGGTCAATGGCGTGCTGGTCGGGGCGGCGCGGATTCAGCCGTTTATCGTCACGCTGGGAACGATGTCGATCTATCGTTCGCTGGCGCTCTATTTTGCCGATGCCGGGCTGGTGACGACCGACAACGGCCTCTACCGGGAATTGGCGTCGGCGACGTTCGGCGGGGTTTCGCTGCCGGCGCTGGTTTTGCTCGTCCTTACCGTCCTGCTCGGCGTCGTGCTGCGCTCGACCCGGTTCGGCCGCCATGTCTGCGCGGTCGGTTCCAACGAGCGGGTGGCGCGTTATGCGGCGATTCCGACCGGCAGAGTCAAATTCTACACGTATTTGCTGGCCGGGGTGCTGGCCGGGGTCAGCGCTTTTCTGCTCGGCGGCCGGCTGAGTTCGATCAGCAGTTCCGGCGCCGGACTTTCCTATGAATTGGACGCGATTGCCGCCGTGATCATCGGCGGTGCCGCGATGACCGGCGGCAAAGCGTCGGTTCCCGGCACGCTGGCCGGCGTGCTGTTGCTCGGCATCGTCTCCAACGTGCTGGACATGTGGGGCGTTTCGGTCAATCTGCAGGGAACGGTCAAGGGGTTGGTGATTATCATCGCAGTGTTGATGCAATATAAGAGAAAGGATGTCTGATGAAAAAATTGTTTGCCGTGTGTATGGCCGCATTGCTAGCGTTGAGCCTGATTTCCTGCGGCAAATCCGAGGCGAAGAAAGTGCGTATCGGCGTGTCGATTCCGGCTGCCGACCACGGTTGGACCGGCGGGGTGGTCTGGAGTGCCGAAGAGGCCAAAAAACGGCTGGAAGCCGCCGATCCGGAATTGGAGATCATCATTTCCACGGCGCGCGATGCCGCCGAACAGGTCAGCAAGATTGAAAATTTGATGGTGCGCAACGTCGATGCGCTGGTGGTGCTGCCGCAGGAACCCGGTCCGCTGACCGGCGTCTGCGAAGAGGCCAAAAAACAGGGAATCTTCCTGGTGACGGTCGACCGCGGGCTGGAAAAGCCGGTGCAGGACGTCAATGTCGCCGGCGACAATGCCGGATTCGGCCGGGCCGCCGCGCAGGCGATTGTCGCAGCGCTGGACGGCAAGGGCGACATTCTGGTGATGGAAGGGATTCCGTGCGTCGTCAACACCGACCGGGTGGAGGCGTTCCGGCAGGAACTCGCCGGCCATCCTGATTTGAAAATTATGGAATCGCAGTCGGCTTACTGGGACACCGAAAAAGGGTTGAAATTGATGGAGAATTATCTGCAGAAATATCCGAAGATCGATGCCGTCTGGGTGGGGGATGACGATGTGCTGCTCGGGGCGTTGAAGGCGCTGCAGGAATCCGGTCGCCGTGATGTCAGGTTGATGCTCGGCGGCGGCGGCAGCCGTCAGGTGATCAAGATGATCCTTGATGCCGACCCGGTGGTCAATCTGACCGTCACCTATCCGCCGCGGATGATCGAAGTCGGCATTACCGCCGCGCTGGAAGGCGTCCGCAACGAAGGCAGGGTGCCGGCCGGCAAAGAGCAAATCGTCATGCCGTCGGAAATCGTCAACCGCGACAATGCGGCGGATTTTTACTTTCCGGACTCCATCTATTGATGCCGGGCGATGTAAAGTTCGAAACCGGATTCGGAGGCAATCCGGCTTGCCGGGCGGACGCCGGGAAGGCAACTTCACCTTCCCGGCGTTTTTTTGTATATAGAAACTTCAGCTCCGGAACAACAATTCCGGCGGCGTCAGCAAACCGGACGGCATCAACAGCCTCTCAGTCCGTTCGCAGGCTTTCATTTCGGTCGGTCCGGTCCATTCGAGGTAAAGGTCGCCCCAGTAGAACGGGCCATGCGAATTGCGGCGGCAACCGAGCACTTCTAGCGTCAGGCGGTTCCGGCCGGGCTGCAGCGCATCCGTCAATTCCAATTCATAGGGCGGCCAGCCGACCAGCCCGACGGTCTGGCCGTTGACCAGAATCCGCAACGCCGTCCCGCCGATATCGCCGGCTTTCAGAAAAACGCGTTCCCCGGTCGGCCGGTACTGCCAATCCAGCGAATAAGCGAGATTGCCGGAATAATTGGGCAAGCCCTGTGCAACCCAGTCGCCGGTGGCCAGCGTAGGCGGCGGCGCCAGCAGCGTGCTGGTCGTACCAGCGGTCCGGACCCCGAAATCGCCGAGCAGAAACATCGCTTCCAAACCGCTGCAATCAATCTGATAAGCCAGGCGGACGGTGCAGCAATTTTCACCGATCCGCAAAGCGCCGGACGGCAGCGGCAGTTTTTTCAGGGATTCATCCACCCAGAAGCCGTCGCTCCGGGCAGGATCCAATTTTACGCCATTGATAAGAATTTCAGCTGCTTCCGGTTGTTCCATCGCCAGATAGACCGGCGTGTGCGGTATCACATCGCAATGGAAACGGTAGGCAAGTTCGATGGCGGCCGGCGGTTTGGCGCTCGGTTGGCGGGCCCACGGCTGCACCATCGCTCCGCCGCGCGGCTGTTCGTCCATCGCCTGCCGGATACGGTCGTCGATGGTCAGAATGAAAGTTTCCGGCTGCCACTCGCCGGCGGCAATCCGGTAGCGGGCGAAGTCGAGGACGGCGACATTGGGTTCGTCGAGTTGATAATCCCAGTGAGCCGGCGCCAACGGTTCCCGGCGCTGCACCGTCCAGTTCGGTCGCGGCGCGGCTTTGACGCTGCCGGCCGGCACCAGCAGGAACAACCGGGTTTCCAGGCCGGCCAGACTGGTGGCGAGTTCCCAGCCGCCGGGGATTTGCCGGGCTTCGGCCAGATAGGTGCGGCCGTCGACCGGATCCAGTTCCAGCCATTCTCCGGCTGCCGGAGCCAGGACTTTCACCGTCAGGCGCTCATAACCGCGGTTGCGTTCCCTGGCTCGCACCTTATCGACCATTTCCCCGCTGAACGGGTGCGGGAAACCGGTGTTGCAGAGCATCAACGCCAATCCGTCCTTCCGCTCGCGCAACTGATAGAGCACCACTTCCGCCGGCCGGCCGGCCGGATCGTCGATGGCGACCCGGCGAACTAGGTTGAGTGCCGCCAGCCAATCGGGTGTCAGCAGCGGCTGCAATGTGGCCGGCAACGATTTATCTTCCTCCGCATCCAGACAGACCGGCAACCGGTCCGGGACGGCGGCGGTAATCAGACCGCCGGCGGCTTGAAATTGCTGCAGCAGTTTCAGGGTTGAACTGCGCAGCGTGAGCAGCGGCGGCAAGACCACGGCGCGGTAAGTGGCCTGGCCGACCCGCAAGACCGGACGGTCGTCAACCATTGCCACTTCGGCGTGCCGGGCCAGGATATCCTCATCGCCGTAGTCGAAATCGAGATGATTGGCGAGCAGTTGATTGCGGGTGGCAGTAAAGCCGTGCTGCAGCGCTTTCACCGCCGGATTGTGTTCCCGGTCGCCGGCCATCAGCAGCCACATCGATTCGATCGGATGGATGACCAGAATTTCGCGTATTTCGCGGCCCTCGCTGAGTACCGTATTGAGCCGGGCGAAATAATCTTCGACGAAACCGTAATAGCGGAACCACGGCGATTGCCGCGAAATGGCGGCCGGATAATCCCGTTTGGCTTCCCCTTCCATCGTGTACCAGGCGAGATGCTGGCAGCGCAGGTTGACACCGAGCACCGTCTGCCAGTCGCCGATCGCCTTATGCCCGGCGAACGGAAAATGCCAGCCGGTGCAGCCGTAGGTCTCGGTGAGCCGCCATTGCCGGCCGAATTGTCTGGCGGCGGAAGCCAACTGTTTGACGGTGTCGAAGATCTGCCAGAATTCTCCCAGTTGATCCATGCCCGGCAATTGCATGTACTCATAAAAGCGCATGCAGTTGCCGACGAAACCGGCCTGCAGATCCAATGTGTCCTCCCACAAGACATGGCCGGTGAAAGCGATATGATGGCGGGCGCACCATTCGCCGATCTGCCTGCTGTAGGAATTGACGAACAAGGTGGTCAATTCCTCCATATAGCAATACAGCGCCCTGGAGTAAGGAACGCCTTCAACCCGATAGAACAGTTCCGGCAAATGGTCGAGCAGCTCAAAGCCGAAACGCTGCCGGAACAATTCCGGCAGCCGGTCGGTCCACGGCGTGCTCCGGCAATTGTCGCCGCAATTGACATTGACGCCGCCGTAATTGGGTTCGTCGGTGAAAATCGCCGGCGAGGCCTTGCCGAACTGTTCGCCGACTTCCCGGAAGTAAGGTTCATAGGTGACGTCGATGAATTTTTCAACCGCTTCCGGATTGAGTACATCCAGATAGCTGGAATTGTTGTGCCAGGGGCTGGGCTCCTGGAGTTTGCGGTAAAAGTGGATCAGCGATTCGCCCGTTTCCAGTTTGTCCGGCAGTTCGGCCAGCCGTTCAACCTGCGACGCGCGGTCGCCGTCCAGCCGGGCGCGGAAAATGGCGATGGTATCCGCCGTCGGCTGCAGCCGGGCCGGATCTTGGAAGGTTTCGGCGATCAGCATGCGCAGCGAATATTGCCGGTCGGCGGTGACCAGGCCGCCGGCGGAACCGGACGGCCAGCGGTCTTCATCGTACAGATATGCCTTCATCTCCTGCTTCCGGGCTTCGTCGATACAGGCCTTGATGCAGTTGAACCATTTTTCACTGAGATACGGCGTATTCAATCCGACCCGGGCGTGCATGAAAAATCCGCCGAGCCCGGCGGCTTTCATCTGGCGGATCTGGCGGCGCAGCTCCTCTTCTTCCAGCCGGCCGTTCCAACTCCAGAACGGCGCGCCGCGGTACTGCGACGCCGGGTGGCGGAAGTTTTCGAGGAGCTCCTGGCAGTTCTTGGATTCCATCTTTGCATTTCCTTTCGAATGAAACTATATTGGAGACAAGATATAATTTGCCGTAAAACCATTTTTTCGCCATGACGAATCATGCAAAAAACAGCACATTTCATGCAAGAAGATCATTTGCAGCGTGAAGCATCCAGTTTTGTGGATTTTGTCGCACCTGATGGCTTGCCGTTGAGGGTGTTGCGGTTCGAGCCTCAGAAGGATACCGGATTGCACGACCACAAGTTTTATGAACTGGTGATCGTTTTCGGTGGAGAATCCTGTCACAATACCATCCGGGAGCGCTACCAGATCGGGGCAGGGGACGTCTTCCTGATCCGGCCCGGTGAAATTCACGGCTATGAAGCGACCAACGGTTTGAATCTGGTCAATATCCTTTATTGGCAGGAGCAATTGAATCTGCCGCTGTACGATTTGAAGAATTTGCCGGGCTATCATGCTTTTTTCGAATTGGAACCGGAAATGCGGCGCCAGCACGGCTTCCGCAAGCATTTACAGGTGAGCAAACGGAATTTGAGTTTTCTGGCTGTCGCCTGTCGGGAACTGGAAAACTGTCTGAGCCGGAATGCGCCGGGCTGCCTGTTTCACGGCGTGGCCATTTTCATGCAGATTATCGGCTGTATTTCCGGCAGTTTTCAATCCGATGCCGACCGGGCCGCCGAACATGAACTGTTGTGGCAGCACAGCCAACTGCTGAGCGATATCGAGCGGCATTGGCTGGAGCCGTTTCCTCTGGAGGCATTGGCCAAACGGCACGGCATGTCCGCTTCAACGCTGTACCGGCTGTTCATTCGGTTGTTCGGGCAGTCGCCGCTGGAATATCTGATCGGTCTGCGTATCGCCCGCGCCCAGGAGCTGCTGGTGCGAAGTTCGCAGTCAATCGGCGAGGTGGCGCAGGCGACCGGTTTTCAGGATAGCAACTATTTCAGCCGCTGTTTCCGGCGGGTGACCGGCGAAACGCCGAGCTGCTACCGGAAACGCATGCAGGGATGAAACGGCATCCGCTTATCCGGTTGTAAACACAGAGTCAAAGCGACAACAGCATCGGCGTAAAACGGATGCCGTCGCGGGTTTGTTCGCCGGCCTGATCGACGAAGCCGAGCCGGTGATAGAATTCCACCGCATAAGGGGAGGAATTGACGGTGATCCGGGAAATTTCGCCGTCTTCGCGGCAGTTTTGCAACACCGCTTGAAACAGTCGGGAGGCAATTCCCTGCCGATGGCAGCGCTTGTCGACAAACAATAGACAGAGGTGTGCCGGGACCCGGACGGCAATGACGCCGAGCAGTTGCCGTTGCTGGAAACAGCCGAGCAGGTACAACTGGCCGGCGCGCAGCTTGGCCACCAGACTCTCCCGATCCAGAAATTTGGCAAAATTCGCCACCCCTTCCGGGGTGTATTCGGGAGCCTCGAATTCGAGAAAGACATTCCAGACCAGATTGACGGCCGCGGTCAGTTGGGATTCATCCAATCGAACGACGGACCGGGCGGGGACGCCGCTGCCGGAAGGCCGATTCATTTCACTGCTTCCTGACGCGCAGCGGCGGGCCGGAGCAATTGCCGCAAAAGTTGGAAAAATGCATCATGGCCGTATTTTTCCCGCCATGGCGTATGGCCGCATTGCGGCAGCAGGTGGCTGGAGAAAGAGACCCGGCGGGCCCGGAGCGGCTCGATGACGCCCTCCGGCGGGTGAGTGTCGTAAAGGCCGTGAATAACAGCGATGGGACAAGCGATGCTGGTGAACGTTTCCAGCAATTTGCCGTTCTTTCGCCAATCCGCCACCTCCGCAAAAACCTTCGCGTACATTTCACCGTCGAAAAATGACGCTTCCGGGGGTTCCGCTTCCGCCAGAGGTTGGTAGATGTCGGCTTTTTCGCAAAGCCTGCCGAGCTGTTGCAGCAGTGAATTCCGGTCCGGATGGTCCGGCTGTTCGAGATCGGCGAGCAGCCGCCGGTAGAGAACGGCATCCGCCGCATCGAAGTGCGATTGCCGCCGGGCCTCCAACTGCGGCAGATAGCCCGCGTCCAGCGGACCGCAGCCGACCAGAATGAGACGGTCGACCTGTTGCGGATGCCGGGCCGCGAAAATCCCGGCCAGCCAGGCGCCCCAGGAGTGGCCGACCAGGGCGATCGGGCCAGTCCGGCGGGGCGTCAGTTGTTCGTATAGTTCTTCGACGAGTTCGGCGATGGAATAACCCGATTGCAACGGTTCGAGAGTGCCGCCAATGTCGGCCAATCCCGCCGCCAGGCCGGCAGCCGAACCGATACCGCCGGGACCGCCGTGAATGGCGGCCGCCAGAAACGGGGGACGGCCGTGAATTCTGACAGTCATTCGTCTCCTCACAGATTGTCGCTTCGCCGGAAGGAGCGGAAGCCGTAAATGCTGATCATCACGAAGCAGAGCAACGGCAGCAGGAACGAGAGGTTGACTGCCGGCATTCCGAACAGAGTGCCCCGGTCGATGATGGCGGCCTGTACCGGCGGCAGCACCGAACCGCCGAGGATCGCCATGATCAGCCCGGCAGCCCCGAATTTCGCGTCGTCGCCGAGTCCGGCCAGGGCGATTCCATAGATGGTCGGAAACATCAGCGACATACAGCCGGAGACGCCGACCAGGCAATACAGGCCGTAAATATCCTGGAAACCGATGACGCCAAGCGTCAGAATGCCGCCGGCAATGGACAGAATCAACAGCAATTTGCCGGGATTGAGATAACGCAGCAGGAATGTGCAGATGAAACGGCTGATACAGAAAATAATCATGGCGGCGATGTTGTATTGCTGCGAGAGGACTTCGGCGGCTTTTTCATCCATTCCCCGGGCCATGAACAAACGGGTGCCGTATTGGATGATGAAAGTCCAGCACATGATCTGAACGCCGACATAAAAGAATTGGGCGATGACGCCTTCCCGATAGCGCGGCAGGCTGAAAATACGCTTTAGCGTCGGCAGGAAATCGATCGAATGGGATTGATCGTGGTTGGTCGGCATCCTGGTGCAGCGGATGAGCAGGAATAAGGCGATGATGACCAGCCCGATCAATAAATAGGGCTGAATGAGCACCGATAAATCGCTCTCCTTGACCGCTTCGAACTCCTCGGCGGAGAGCAGACTGCGTTCCGCCGTGCCCAGCGGCTGCATACGCGCCTGAATGAACTGCATTGCCACGAACATGCCGAGCAGCGAGCCGATCGGGTTGAAGGATTGGGCCAGGTTCAGGCGGCGGGTGGCGGTTTCTTCGGTTCCCATCGACAGAATATAGGGATTGGAGCTGGTTTCCAGAAAGGAGAGTCCGCAGGTCAGGATGAAATAGGCCAACAGGAACGGATAATAGCTGCCGGTCAGTTTGGCCGGGAAGAACAGCAGCGCTCCGGCGGCATACAGCGCCAGGCCGAGCAGAATACCGGCTTTGTAAGAATATTTGCGGATGAACATGGCGGCGGGAAACGCCATCGCAAAATAACCGCCGTAAAACGCGACCTGCACCAAGGCGCCGTCGGTCACGCTCATCCGGAAAATTTTGGAAAATGCCTTGACCATCGGATTGGTGATGTCGTTGGCGAATCCCCACAATGCGAAACAGGAGGTGATCAGGATGAAGGGAACGACATAACTGATTCCGTCTTTATGCAAGAGACTTTGTTTTTCCCGAGACATTATGGCCGTCCTTTCTGGTATTTTTGGGGAAAAAAGCTTGAACTTGCCGGTTTTTCCCTGGAAATAGTTTAAAGGTCTTGGGAGAGTCTGTCAACCGGATTTTCGGGAAATTCTGAAATTTTCCGATCAGGAAGAGGATTTCGCGCCAAACCCCGGTTCAGCCAGGACCGCTTCGCGATGCTCGAGAAAATACTTGGTAATCAGATAGTGTTGGGAGTCTTCATAAGCAAGGACGCGGCAGCCGGTCTCTAACCGTTCAAGAAGCGTCGCGCCGGGATAGCCAGGATGGGAGAATGGGTGGCGATAATCAGCCGGGAGGGCGACAGCGCGGCTTCCGGTTCATCGTGCAGATACAAGCCGCGATTGCCGAACCGATTTTTCAATAATGCGAAAAACGATTCGCCGTGCGACTGACAGTGCAGCGAATCGCCGCCATAGGCGCGGATGACCGGCGGCGCTCCCGCTTCGATTTGGTCCAGTTTTTCGATGGCGGCGGCAACGTTGTAAAAACTTTCGGCGCGCAGGAAGTAAGCATCTCTGGGGTAGTTGCAGCGCTCATAACCGAGGTAGAGGCCCAGTGACGACTCGGTGGAGAAAGTCGAAAAACGCAAATTCTTGGAGCCGCCCTCCGGATTCAGCCCGAAACAGACTGCGATCGCTTCCAATAGAGTGGATTTGCCGCTGCCGTTTTCGCCGAAAAGAATGGTGACCGGGTGACGGACGAGCGAAGCCACCGCCGGAATCTAACGGGTAAAGCTGCCGATCGGCAATTGCCTCGCTGTGGACGAAAAGTTTCCGAATGTACAATTGTTCAGCGGTCAGCATGGTAAAAACTCCTTGTGACAAATCGGGCGCCTCATACCGGCTTGCCGGCCAGGATTTCCCGGTAATCCTGGTAGTTGGCCTGCAGCAGCGCCGGCGTATCCAGGTGATACGGACAACGTTCGGCGCAACGGCCGCAATGCAGGCAGCTTTCGATCCGTTTCATCATCGCCTGCATCGGCGCGGTCAGCTGGGCGGCTGACGGCGCCCGCCGGATCAGGAGCGACATTCTGGCACAAGTGTTGATTTCGATGCCGGCGGGGCAGGGCAGGCAGTAACCGCAGCCGCGGCAGAAATTGCCCTGCAGCATCCGGCGGTCGCGGTCGATGACCGCCTGCCGTACGGCGTCGAGCGCCGGCGGTGTCGAACGGCAGGCGAGAAACTCGTTCAATTCCCGTTCCCGCTGGATTCCCCAGAGCGGCAGCACGTGGTCGAATTGCGCCAGATAAGCATAAGCCGTCATCGCATCGGTGATCAGGCCGCCGGCCAGCGCCTTCATTGCCAGAAAACCGATTTGCCGCTCCCGGCATCTGGCGGCGAGTTGGTGTTCTTCCGGCGTCGCCAGGTAGCTGAACGGAAATTGCAGCGTATCGTACAAGCCGGAGTCAACCGCTTCCCGGGCAACCGGCAGACGATGATTGGTGAGGCCGATAAAACGGATTTTGCCCTGTTGCCGGGCTTCCTGCATCGCTTCATACAGTCCGCTGCCGTCGCCGGGTTTCGGACAGAAAGCCGGATTGTGAAATTGCAGGATATCGACGTAATCGCAGTGGAGCAGCCGGAGGCTGGTATGCAGATCGTCCCAGAAGCCCGTCGCCGTGGTTGCCGGGGTCTTGGTGGCGATAAAAATTTTCTCCCGGAGATTTCGGAAAGCGCAGCCGAGTTTTTCTTCGCTGTCGGAGTAGCTTCTGGCGGTATCAAAGAATGTTATCCCGTGCTCGAAAGCCTTGCGCAGCAGATAGACGGCTTCCCGCCGGCCGACGCGTTGAACGGGCAGGGCGCCGAAGCCGTTTTTATCGACGGTAATACCGGTTTTCCCGAGTGTGACTTGCAACGGTATCATGGCTGCCTCCTGAATTGTTTTTCCTTGAATATATCATCGGTTGGAGCCGAAGGCAACCGCCGCGGCGATTTCTCCGCCGGATGATTGCCGCTGCCGGCCGGAAAGAAAACTGATCGAATCCTGACGGACTGCCGGCCGGCGGTTCGTTTGAGCGACCTCATCGATTTCTTGATTGGAAAATCATAAATATATGCTACATCACTAACCTGAATATTGCGTAAATTTTCAAAAACAAAGAGGCAGATTCTCGACTAACGTATTATATTGTAATATCTTACATCACAATATAACGCCGAGGTCTGCCAATGACAAAATGTAATGTTTCGATTCCGGTCTTTCAAGGTCCGAAAAGCAGAAAAATTGAATTCAATTTCGCCGGTGGAGATATCAGCAGTGACGGCGGGTTGCTTTTTGTGAAAGAATTCGACCGCA encodes the following:
- a CDS encoding sugar ABC transporter ATP-binding protein, whose amino-acid sequence is MELASQNRVEHGCRPLLEIRALTKTYDAVTALRAVSLSLPAGCILGVIGENGAGKSTFAKCVTGLVRPTGGEILLDGRPVRGMTPAISGIPQEFDLVEHLSVAENIFLGREPGRWLLLDRRKMNEASSRQLAKLRAEVSPEALIAALSPSQKQMVAIAKAFAGNCRVLVMDEPTTILNPEETARLFAVMREFRAAGNAIVYISHKLAEVREICDRIAVFRDGELISVDAAAELEPAEMARRMVGRELTRLFPEPLNRAPGEMVLGVGNLGAAPLVEGGSFGLRRGELLGVAGLAGAGRTELAEALAGLRRIDGGGIKIAGHPVRFRSAAQAVAAGVSYLSEDRQGSGILPDFSIEENITLVSLAKYCRCGFYSRRRGAAGARNYVKRFRIKPSDVAMPLRALSGGNQQKVAVARGLDTAPSVFIFDEPTRGVDVGARREIYDFIRDLAAGGVGCLLISSDMEELLGMCRKIMVMREGKVAGFVSGERLTEAELMYLAIGVKHEVE
- a CDS encoding ABC transporter permease, with translation MRWSNGAPVGRFLRNSGGVYVVLAVLLILCSVSNEYFRNPQNLFNITRQVSYSGIIALGMTFVIAAGGIDLAVGSLLALAGVGALLAMELAPGSPLLQLLLALVAAIGIGAAGGAVNGVLVGAARIQPFIVTLGTMSIYRSLALYFADAGLVTTDNGLYRELASATFGGVSLPALVLLVLTVLLGVVLRSTRFGRHVCAVGSNERVARYAAIPTGRVKFYTYLLAGVLAGVSAFLLGGRLSSISSSGAGLSYELDAIAAVIIGGAAMTGGKASVPGTLAGVLLLGIVSNVLDMWGVSVNLQGTVKGLVIIIAVLMQYKRKDV
- a CDS encoding substrate-binding domain-containing protein translates to MKKLFAVCMAALLALSLISCGKSEAKKVRIGVSIPAADHGWTGGVVWSAEEAKKRLEAADPELEIIISTARDAAEQVSKIENLMVRNVDALVVLPQEPGPLTGVCEEAKKQGIFLVTVDRGLEKPVQDVNVAGDNAGFGRAAAQAIVAALDGKGDILVMEGIPCVVNTDRVEAFRQELAGHPDLKIMESQSAYWDTEKGLKLMENYLQKYPKIDAVWVGDDDVLLGALKALQESGRRDVRLMLGGGGSRQVIKMILDADPVVNLTVTYPPRMIEVGITAALEGVRNEGRVPAGKEQIVMPSEIVNRDNAADFYFPDSIY
- a CDS encoding glycosyl hydrolase; protein product: MESKNCQELLENFRHPASQYRGAPFWSWNGRLEEEELRRQIRQMKAAGLGGFFMHARVGLNTPYLSEKWFNCIKACIDEARKQEMKAYLYDEDRWPSGSAGGLVTADRQYSLRMLIAETFQDPARLQPTADTIAIFRARLDGDRASQVERLAELPDKLETGESLIHFYRKLQEPSPWHNNSSYLDVLNPEAVEKFIDVTYEPYFREVGEQFGKASPAIFTDEPNYGGVNVNCGDNCRSTPWTDRLPELFRQRFGFELLDHLPELFYRVEGVPYSRALYCYMEELTTLFVNSYSRQIGEWCARHHIAFTGHVLWEDTLDLQAGFVGNCMRFYEYMQLPGMDQLGEFWQIFDTVKQLASAARQFGRQWRLTETYGCTGWHFPFAGHKAIGDWQTVLGVNLRCQHLAWYTMEGEAKRDYPAAISRQSPWFRYYGFVEDYFARLNTVLSEGREIREILVIHPIESMWLLMAGDREHNPAVKALQHGFTATRNQLLANHLDFDYGDEDILARHAEVAMVDDRPVLRVGQATYRAVVLPPLLTLRSSTLKLLQQFQAAGGLITAAVPDRLPVCLDAEEDKSLPATLQPLLTPDWLAALNLVRRVAIDDPAGRPAEVVLYQLRERKDGLALMLCNTGFPHPFSGEMVDKVRARERNRGYERLTVKVLAPAAGEWLELDPVDGRTYLAEARQIPGGWELATSLAGLETRLFLLVPAGSVKAAPRPNWTVQRREPLAPAHWDYQLDEPNVAVLDFARYRIAAGEWQPETFILTIDDRIRQAMDEQPRGGAMVQPWARQPSAKPPAAIELAYRFHCDVIPHTPVYLAMEQPEAAEILINGVKLDPARSDGFWVDESLKKLPLPSGALRIGENCCTVRLAYQIDCSGLEAMFLLGDFGVRTAGTTSTLLAPPPTLATGDWVAQGLPNYSGNLAYSLDWQYRPTGERVFLKAGDIGGTALRILVNGQTVGLVGWPPYELELTDALQPGRNRLTLEVLGCRRNSHGPFYWGDLYLEWTGPTEMKACERTERLLMPSGLLTPPELLFRS
- a CDS encoding helix-turn-helix domain-containing protein, with amino-acid sequence MQREASSFVDFVAPDGLPLRVLRFEPQKDTGLHDHKFYELVIVFGGESCHNTIRERYQIGAGDVFLIRPGEIHGYEATNGLNLVNILYWQEQLNLPLYDLKNLPGYHAFFELEPEMRRQHGFRKHLQVSKRNLSFLAVACRELENCLSRNAPGCLFHGVAIFMQIIGCISGSFQSDADRAAEHELLWQHSQLLSDIERHWLEPFPLEALAKRHGMSASTLYRLFIRLFGQSPLEYLIGLRIARAQELLVRSSQSIGEVAQATGFQDSNYFSRCFRRVTGETPSCYRKRMQG
- a CDS encoding GNAT family N-acetyltransferase; the protein is MNRPSGSGVPARSVVRLDESQLTAAVNLVWNVFLEFEAPEYTPEGVANFAKFLDRESLVAKLRAGQLYLLGCFQQRQLLGVIAVRVPAHLCLLFVDKRCHRQGIASRLFQAVLQNCREDGEISRITVNSSPYAVEFYHRLGFVDQAGEQTRDGIRFTPMLLSL